Proteins encoded together in one Nostoc sp. PCC 7524 window:
- a CDS encoding phosphate-starvation-inducible PsiE family protein yields MRKLIKQVFGLTRDDNFMHAIENIEVIVSKILSIFMVIVILVAIIDLGTYIVKEVFTTPYGAINTTLFKVFGLFLNILIALEILENITAYLKRHVFQVELVIVTSLIAVARKIIILDLEKVKGIDIIGLGTAVLALSISYLIIRFSNSRDRH; encoded by the coding sequence ATGAGAAAGTTAATCAAACAAGTTTTTGGATTGACCAGAGACGATAATTTCATGCACGCAATTGAAAATATCGAGGTGATAGTTTCCAAAATTCTATCTATTTTTATGGTGATAGTAATTTTGGTAGCAATTATAGATTTAGGAACTTATATTGTTAAAGAAGTTTTTACTACACCCTACGGCGCAATTAATACCACCCTATTCAAAGTCTTTGGTTTATTTTTAAATATTTTAATTGCCTTAGAAATATTAGAAAATATTACAGCTTATTTAAAGAGACACGTTTTTCAAGTAGAATTAGTAATTGTTACTTCATTGATAGCTGTAGCCAGAAAAATCATTATTCTTGATTTAGAAAAAGTCAAAGGAATAGATATTATAGGTCTAGGAACTGCCGTTTTAGCCTTATCAATTAGTTACTTAATAATTCGTTTTAGTAATTCCAGAGATAGACATTAA
- a CDS encoding molybdopterin oxidoreductase family protein, giving the protein MPESTKTVCPYCGVGCGLEVSPPAQPNTATNRDSQGNPVWRVRGDKSHPSSQGMVCVKGATIAESLDKNRLHYPMVRDSLDQEFRRVSWDEAFDIITQRIQTVRFTQGAEAICMYGSGQFQTEDYYIAQKLMKGCLGTNNFDANSRLCMSSAVSGYIQSFGSDGPPCCYEDLELTDCAFLIGTNTAECHPIVFNRLAKYHKKNRHVKMIVVDPRRTPTAEAADLHLAIRPGTDIDLLNGIAHLLMRWQMIDVGFIDDCTSNFSAYAEVIRHYSPEVVARQCGISVADLETAARYWGQAQRVLSLWSMGVNQSTEGTAKVRTIINLHLMTGQIGKPGAGAFSLTGQPNAMGGREAGGLAHLLPGYRSVKNPQHRAEVEAFWRLQPGQISPHPGLTAWEMILGLEAGNVGLLWIAATNPAVSMPDLERTKKALLRSPFTIYQDAYYPTETSAFAHVLLPAAQWSEKIGVMTNSERRVTLSQAFRQPPGEAKADWEIFAEVGRRLSFGDKFAFNNSAQVYTEFVQLTKGRTCDMTGISHEQLRQEGATQWPHPKEGTGAKRLYTDLRFPTSDGRAKFAAYYSKGLAEPPDPDYPFVLTTGRLYGHWHTQTRTGRIEKIRSMHPEPFIEIHPRDAAKLEIIDSQMIEVRSRRGTAQFKAKVTKAIAPGTVFVPMHWGSLWADNAEANALTHPESCPDSFQPELKACAVQLIPISLKITAKTSQLQSTQW; this is encoded by the coding sequence ATGCCCGAATCTACCAAAACCGTCTGCCCTTACTGCGGTGTGGGCTGCGGCTTAGAAGTATCCCCCCCAGCCCAACCCAACACAGCCACCAACCGCGATAGCCAAGGAAACCCCGTTTGGCGAGTACGCGGCGATAAGTCCCATCCATCTAGCCAGGGGATGGTATGCGTCAAAGGTGCAACGATCGCCGAATCTTTAGATAAAAATAGACTACATTACCCAATGGTGCGCGACTCTCTAGACCAAGAGTTCCGCCGTGTCAGTTGGGATGAAGCTTTTGATATCATCACCCAACGCATTCAAACTGTGCGCTTTACCCAAGGTGCAGAAGCTATATGTATGTATGGTTCTGGTCAGTTCCAAACTGAGGACTACTACATCGCCCAAAAACTTATGAAAGGGTGTTTGGGGACAAATAATTTCGATGCGAACTCCCGGCTATGTATGTCGAGTGCGGTGTCTGGCTACATCCAAAGTTTTGGGTCAGATGGGCCTCCCTGCTGCTATGAAGATTTAGAGTTAACAGACTGTGCATTTTTAATTGGGACAAACACAGCCGAATGTCACCCCATCGTTTTCAACCGCTTGGCGAAATACCACAAAAAAAACCGCCATGTGAAAATGATTGTGGTTGACCCCCGACGTACACCCACCGCCGAAGCAGCCGACTTACATTTGGCGATTCGTCCCGGTACAGATATCGACTTGTTGAATGGAATTGCCCATTTATTGATGCGTTGGCAGATGATCGATGTGGGCTTCATCGATGACTGTACCAGTAACTTTTCCGCCTATGCAGAAGTCATCCGCCACTATTCGCCGGAAGTAGTAGCCCGTCAATGTGGAATCAGCGTTGCAGATTTAGAAACCGCCGCCCGTTATTGGGGTCAAGCGCAGCGTGTGTTGTCGTTGTGGTCGATGGGCGTAAATCAATCAACGGAAGGGACAGCGAAAGTTAGAACTATTATCAATCTCCACCTGATGACCGGACAAATCGGTAAACCAGGCGCAGGGGCTTTTTCCCTCACCGGTCAACCCAATGCAATGGGAGGAAGGGAAGCTGGCGGGTTAGCCCATTTATTACCAGGTTATCGTTCAGTCAAAAATCCCCAACATCGGGCGGAAGTAGAAGCATTTTGGCGATTACAGCCAGGACAAATTTCACCCCATCCCGGCTTAACAGCATGGGAGATGATTCTAGGTTTAGAAGCTGGGAATGTGGGTTTGTTATGGATTGCAGCTACTAATCCAGCTGTAAGTATGCCAGATTTAGAACGGACAAAAAAAGCTTTATTGCGATCGCCTTTTACAATTTACCAAGACGCATATTACCCCACAGAAACCTCAGCTTTTGCCCATGTCCTCTTACCGGCGGCGCAGTGGAGTGAAAAAATCGGCGTAATGACCAATTCCGAACGTCGGGTAACTTTGTCTCAAGCATTCCGCCAACCACCAGGGGAAGCTAAAGCCGATTGGGAAATATTTGCCGAAGTGGGACGGCGATTAAGCTTTGGGGATAAGTTCGCCTTTAATAATTCTGCCCAAGTTTACACCGAGTTTGTGCAACTAACTAAAGGCCGTACTTGCGATATGACTGGTATTAGTCATGAACAGTTACGTCAAGAAGGTGCAACTCAATGGCCGCACCCGAAGGAGGGGACTGGGGCTAAAAGACTTTATACTGATTTACGCTTTCCTACTTCTGATGGTCGTGCTAAATTTGCGGCTTATTATTCTAAAGGATTAGCAGAACCACCAGACCCAGATTATCCTTTTGTGTTGACAACTGGAAGACTGTACGGACATTGGCATACACAAACGCGTACAGGTCGAATTGAAAAAATTCGTTCTATGCACCCAGAACCATTTATAGAAATTCATCCCCGTGATGCGGCTAAGTTAGAAATTATTGATAGTCAAATGATAGAAGTGCGATCGCGTCGTGGTACTGCCCAGTTTAAAGCCAAAGTGACCAAGGCGATCGCACCCGGTACAGTTTTCGTCCCGATGCACTGGGGTTCACTCTGGGCTGACAACGCCGAAGCCAACGCCCTCACCCATCCCGAATCATGTCCAGACTCATTCCAACCAGAATTAAAAGCCTGTGCAGTCCAACTAATACCTATTTCTTTAAAAATTACCGCTAAAACTTCCCAACTCCAGTCCACACAATGGTAA
- a CDS encoding nitrate ABC transporter ATP-binding protein (This model describes the ATP binding subunits of ATP-binding cassette (ABC) transporters for nitrate transport, or for bicarbonate transport, in bacteria and archaea.) — MQIINKNTQPQTPPTRKADNFLVVEGVSKIYPTPEGPYTVLDGIDLKVREGEFVCLIGHSGCGKSTLLNMISGFNTPTDGVVLLQDQPITEPGPDRMMVFQNYCLLPWLTVFDNVYLAVDAVFPNKPQAQKRAIVREHLAMVGLMEAADKKPSQISGGMKQRVAIARALSIRPQVLILDEPFGALDAITKEELQEELLQIWSDHQVTVLMITHDIDEALFLADRVVMMTNGPAAQIGEILDIPFSRPRNRRRIMEDPQYYNLRNYALDFLYRRFAHDE; from the coding sequence ATGCAAATAATCAATAAAAACACCCAACCCCAAACACCCCCCACCCGCAAAGCAGACAACTTCCTAGTAGTCGAAGGTGTCAGCAAAATCTACCCCACCCCCGAAGGCCCCTACACCGTCCTAGACGGAATCGACCTCAAAGTCCGCGAAGGGGAATTTGTCTGCTTAATTGGTCACTCAGGCTGCGGAAAATCCACCCTACTAAACATGATTTCCGGGTTCAACACCCCCACAGATGGCGTAGTTCTTCTCCAAGACCAACCCATCACCGAACCAGGCCCCGACCGGATGATGGTCTTTCAAAACTACTGCTTACTACCCTGGCTAACCGTCTTCGATAACGTTTACCTAGCAGTAGATGCAGTCTTCCCCAACAAACCCCAAGCCCAAAAACGCGCCATTGTCAGAGAACATCTAGCAATGGTAGGACTCATGGAAGCCGCCGACAAAAAACCCAGCCAAATTTCCGGCGGAATGAAACAAAGAGTTGCGATCGCCCGTGCTTTATCCATCCGTCCCCAAGTCTTAATTCTCGATGAACCCTTCGGCGCATTAGACGCAATCACCAAAGAAGAACTACAAGAAGAACTCCTACAAATTTGGAGTGATCATCAAGTCACCGTGCTGATGATTACCCATGACATCGACGAAGCCCTTTTCTTAGCTGATAGAGTCGTCATGATGACCAACGGCCCAGCCGCCCAAATCGGCGAAATCTTAGATATACCCTTTTCCCGTCCCCGCAACCGCCGCCGCATCATGGAAGACCCACAATACTACAACCTCCGCAACTACGCCCTAGATTTCTTATATCGGCGATTTGCTCATGATGAGTAA
- a CDS encoding ABC transporter ATP-binding/substrate-binding protein (This model describes the ATP binding subunits of ATP-binding cassette (ABC) transporters for nitrate transport, or for bicarbonate transport, in bacteria and archaea.) has translation MTTFVEVDHVDRVFDLPNGGRYIALKNIELKIKQGEFVSLIGHSGCGKSTLLNIIAGLDRASIGGVTLEGREVRDPSPDRMVVFQNYSLLPWLTVRENIALAVDEVYQGKPKGERRGIIEEHIDMVGLRLAANKRPRELSGGMKQRVAIARALATRPKLLLLDEPFGALDALTRGSLQEQLMKICNEHNVTCVMVTHDVDEALLLSDRVVMLTNSPEAHIGQILEVPIPRPRQRLEVVKHPSYYNLRNEMIYFLNQQKQAKKRQSQRLVTSENSTAKAILEIGFMPLTDAAPLIVAKEKGFFAQYGLENIVLSKANSWQEITKGFVTGRLDAAQMLAGMPLALTLGAGDQKSIPVVNALNLSRNANAITLSKRLYSQGVRNLADLKAVINTSPDQIITLGVVHPASMQNLILRYWLAAAGIDPDRDISLTVIPPTQMLTQLEAGYIDGYCAGEPWNYQAVHQDVGFVAATALEIWSGQPKQVLGVREEWAQKHPETHLNLTKALLEACKYCDDNRNRPEILELLSRPEYLNISAAYIRPGFIDPYDRGDGKPPQELTTYNQFYLNKTNYPNRTETLWMLTQLARWSITPFPKNWVEIIERVCRADIFGAAARDLGLLDIGEDNPIHLFDSKTFNPSEPLDYLKSLEIKHQIRIEEIFI, from the coding sequence ATGACTACTTTTGTTGAGGTTGACCACGTTGATCGGGTGTTTGATTTACCGAATGGTGGTAGATATATTGCTCTGAAAAATATTGAGTTGAAGATTAAGCAGGGGGAGTTTGTTTCTTTAATTGGACATTCTGGTTGTGGTAAGTCTACGCTGTTGAATATTATTGCAGGTTTGGATAGAGCAAGTATTGGCGGTGTGACTTTGGAAGGGCGGGAGGTGAGAGATCCTAGTCCAGATAGGATGGTGGTGTTTCAAAATTATTCACTGCTTCCTTGGTTGACTGTCCGAGAAAATATTGCTTTGGCTGTGGATGAGGTTTATCAGGGTAAGCCGAAGGGTGAACGCAGGGGAATTATTGAAGAACATATTGATATGGTAGGACTGCGCCTAGCAGCGAATAAACGTCCTCGTGAGTTGTCTGGGGGGATGAAACAACGGGTGGCGATCGCACGCGCTTTGGCTACTCGTCCAAAGTTGTTGCTTTTAGATGAACCCTTTGGGGCTTTAGACGCTTTGACTAGGGGGAGTTTGCAGGAACAGTTGATGAAAATCTGCAATGAACATAACGTTACCTGCGTGATGGTGACACATGATGTGGATGAAGCATTATTGTTGAGCGATCGCGTCGTTATGCTCACTAATAGCCCAGAAGCTCACATTGGGCAAATTCTAGAAGTCCCCATTCCCCGTCCCCGTCAACGTTTGGAAGTAGTCAAACATCCCAGTTATTACAATCTGCGGAATGAAATGATTTACTTCCTCAATCAGCAAAAACAAGCGAAGAAGCGTCAAAGCCAGCGTTTAGTAACATCAGAAAACAGCACAGCCAAAGCCATCCTCGAAATCGGCTTTATGCCCTTAACTGACGCTGCACCCTTAATTGTCGCCAAAGAGAAAGGCTTCTTTGCTCAGTATGGCTTAGAAAATATCGTCCTCAGTAAAGCAAATAGTTGGCAGGAAATCACCAAAGGTTTTGTTACTGGAAGATTGGATGCAGCCCAAATGCTAGCAGGAATGCCCCTAGCACTGACATTAGGTGCTGGTGATCAAAAATCAATTCCCGTAGTGAACGCCCTCAATCTCTCCCGCAACGCCAACGCCATTACCTTGAGTAAAAGATTGTATAGCCAAGGAGTGCGTAATCTCGCTGACTTAAAAGCAGTAATTAACACATCTCCCGACCAAATTATTACCCTGGGCGTAGTGCATCCAGCATCAATGCAGAACTTGATTTTGCGTTACTGGTTAGCGGCTGCTGGAATAGATCCCGATAGAGATATCAGCCTCACTGTCATCCCACCGACACAAATGCTTACCCAACTCGAAGCAGGCTATATTGACGGTTATTGTGCGGGAGAACCTTGGAACTATCAAGCAGTGCATCAAGACGTAGGTTTCGTTGCAGCCACAGCCTTAGAAATTTGGTCAGGACAGCCAAAGCAAGTTTTAGGAGTCCGGGAAGAATGGGCGCAAAAACACCCAGAAACCCATTTAAACTTAACCAAAGCACTACTAGAAGCTTGCAAATACTGTGACGACAACCGCAACCGTCCAGAAATCCTAGAATTACTCTCACGCCCCGAATATTTAAACATATCTGCTGCATACATTCGCCCTGGTTTCATCGACCCCTACGATCGCGGCGACGGTAAACCACCCCAAGAACTCACCACATACAATCAGTTTTACCTCAATAAAACCAACTACCCCAACCGCACAGAAACCCTGTGGATGCTAACCCAACTAGCACGCTGGAGTATTACACCCTTCCCCAAAAACTGGGTAGAAATCATCGAAAGAGTATGTCGCGCAGACATATTTGGCGCAGCCGCCCGTGACCTCGGCCTACTAGACATCGGTGAAGACAACCCCATACACCTATTCGACAGTAAAACCTTCAACCCATCCGAACCCCTAGATTACCTCAAAAGCCTAGAAATCAAACATCAAATCCGCATCGAAGAAATCTTCATTTAG
- the ntrB gene encoding nitrate ABC transporter permease, whose protein sequence is MAAVLGSRNFRKKSRKNIDKFVAQKVLPPLVALVIFLVIWELLCLTPNLELPGPIETFSETWDPFIINPFFDNGASDKGLGWQILSSLGRVGIGFSLAAIAGIILGILIGVNKLVYNAVDPIFQVLRTVPPLAWLPISLAAFQQANPSAIFVIFITSIWPIIINTTVGVQQIPQDYINVARVLKLKGAKYFLKIVFPATVPYIFTGLRIGIGLSWLAIVAAEMLVGGVGIGSFIWDAYNTTTETNLSEIILALIYVGLVGLFLDRLVGFVASKVVAEQK, encoded by the coding sequence ATGGCTGCTGTTTTAGGAAGTCGCAATTTCAGAAAAAAATCTCGTAAAAATATTGATAAGTTTGTTGCTCAAAAAGTTTTACCACCTTTGGTAGCTTTAGTAATTTTTCTAGTGATTTGGGAATTACTGTGTTTAACACCTAATTTGGAATTACCAGGGCCAATAGAAACTTTTTCTGAAACTTGGGATCCGTTTATTATTAATCCCTTCTTTGATAATGGTGCAAGTGATAAGGGTTTAGGTTGGCAGATACTTAGTAGTTTGGGTAGGGTAGGGATAGGTTTTTCGTTAGCTGCGATCGCTGGTATTATTCTAGGTATTTTAATCGGTGTAAATAAGTTGGTTTACAATGCTGTAGATCCGATTTTTCAAGTGTTACGCACTGTACCGCCTCTAGCATGGCTACCAATTTCCTTGGCAGCATTTCAACAAGCTAATCCTTCCGCAATTTTCGTGATTTTCATTACTTCAATTTGGCCGATTATTATTAATACTACTGTCGGTGTTCAACAAATTCCCCAAGACTATATCAATGTGGCTAGAGTGTTAAAACTCAAAGGTGCAAAGTATTTCTTGAAAATTGTGTTTCCGGCGACTGTGCCTTATATCTTCACGGGTTTGAGAATTGGGATTGGGTTGTCTTGGTTGGCGATTGTGGCGGCGGAAATGTTAGTCGGTGGTGTGGGGATTGGTTCTTTTATTTGGGATGCTTACAACACGACTACGGAAACTAATTTGAGTGAGATTATTTTGGCTCTGATTTATGTGGGTTTGGTGGGTTTGTTTTTAGATAGATTGGTGGGTTTTGTGGCTAGTAAGGTGGTGGCGGAGCAAAAGTAG
- a CDS encoding CmpA/NrtA family ABC transporter substrate-binding protein, with translation MSNFSRRKFLLTTGAAAAASIVTHACASNSNSTTTGEQAPSANPAANVSTVANAPKVETTKAKLGFIALTDAAPLIIAKEKGFFAKYGMTDVDVIKQKSWPVTRDNLKIGSAGGGIDGAHILSPMPYLITIKEQVPMYILARLNTNGQAISVANKFKELKVNLKSKALKEAAAQAKANQKSLKAGITFPGGTHDLWMRYWLAAGGINPDQDIVLEPVPPPQMVANMKVGTVDTFCVGEPWNAQLVSQNLGYSALVTGELWNNHPEKAFAMRKDWVDQNPNAAQAMLMAVLEAQQWCEKQENKEEMCKICADRKYFNVAAADIVERSKGNIDYGDGRTEKEFAYRMKFWADNASYPYKSHDVWFLTENIRWGYLPKETKIKELVEQVNREDLWKKAAIAIGVPDSEIPASTSRGVETFFDGVKFDPEKPEAYLQSLKIKKV, from the coding sequence ATGAGCAACTTTTCTAGAAGAAAATTTCTGTTGACAACAGGTGCGGCGGCTGCGGCTTCTATTGTGACTCATGCTTGCGCCTCTAATTCCAACTCAACTACTACCGGTGAGCAAGCACCTTCAGCAAATCCAGCTGCTAATGTTTCCACAGTGGCTAATGCTCCCAAGGTTGAGACAACTAAAGCTAAACTCGGATTTATTGCTCTCACTGATGCTGCGCCTTTAATTATTGCCAAAGAAAAAGGTTTCTTTGCTAAATACGGCATGACTGATGTTGATGTCATTAAACAAAAATCTTGGCCTGTTACCCGTGACAACCTCAAAATTGGTTCAGCCGGTGGTGGTATTGATGGCGCACATATCCTGAGTCCCATGCCTTACCTGATTACCATTAAAGAGCAAGTGCCAATGTATATTTTGGCTAGGTTAAATACTAATGGTCAGGCAATTTCTGTTGCTAATAAGTTTAAAGAACTCAAAGTTAATCTAAAAAGCAAAGCACTCAAAGAAGCTGCTGCTCAAGCTAAAGCTAATCAAAAATCATTGAAAGCTGGTATTACCTTTCCCGGTGGAACTCACGATTTATGGATGCGCTATTGGTTAGCGGCTGGTGGGATTAATCCAGATCAAGACATAGTTTTAGAACCTGTACCACCACCACAAATGGTAGCCAACATGAAAGTCGGTACTGTTGATACTTTTTGTGTCGGAGAACCTTGGAACGCACAATTAGTTAGCCAAAATTTGGGTTATTCGGCTTTAGTTACTGGCGAATTATGGAATAATCATCCAGAAAAAGCCTTTGCGATGCGGAAAGATTGGGTTGATCAAAATCCCAATGCTGCCCAAGCAATGTTAATGGCAGTTTTAGAGGCTCAACAATGGTGCGAAAAGCAAGAAAACAAAGAAGAAATGTGTAAAATTTGCGCTGATCGCAAATACTTTAATGTTGCTGCCGCAGATATTGTAGAACGTTCTAAAGGTAATATTGATTATGGTGATGGTCGGACTGAAAAAGAGTTTGCTTATCGGATGAAGTTCTGGGCAGATAATGCTTCTTATCCTTATAAGAGCCATGATGTTTGGTTTTTAACTGAAAATATTCGTTGGGGTTATCTACCTAAAGAAACCAAGATTAAAGAACTTGTTGAGCAAGTAAACAGAGAAGATTTGTGGAAAAAAGCAGCTATAGCAATTGGTGTACCTGATTCTGAAATTCCTGCTAGCACATCTCGCGGTGTAGAAACCTTCTTTGATGGCGTAAAATTTGACCCAGAAAAACCAGAAGCATATTTACAAAGCTTGAAAATTAAAAAAGTGTAA
- a CDS encoding ferredoxin--nitrite reductase — protein sequence MTDTANTTKVSLNKFEKFKAEKDGLAIKEEIAKFAALGWEAMDETDRDHRLKWVGVFFRPVTPGKFMMRMRMPNGIISSDQMRVLAEVVQRYGDDGNADITTRQNIQLRGIRIEDLPDIFNRFHSVGLTSVQSGMDNIRNITGDAVAGLDADELYDTRQLVQQIQDMLTNKGQGNPEFSNLPRKFNIAIAGGRDNSVHAEINDLAFVPAFREGTGDWVLGTGQDFSASSLLGFNILVGGFFSAKRCEAAIPLNAWVTPEEVVAVCRAILEVYRDNGLRANRLKSRLMWLIDEWGIEKFRLEVEKRLGKSLLPAAPKDEIDWEKRDHIGVYKQKQAGLNYVGLHIPVGKLYAEDMFELARLADVYGSGEMRLTVEQNVIIPNIPDSKLRTFLADPLMERFSIDPGLLTRSLVSCTGAQFCNFALIETKNRALSMIKALESELTFTRPVRIHWTGCPNSCGQPQVADIGLMGTKARKNGKAVEGVDIYMGGKVGKDAKLGSCVQKGIPCEDLQPVLRDLLIQNFGAKVREEALVSSEC from the coding sequence ATGACAGATACAGCAAATACCACCAAAGTCAGTCTTAATAAGTTTGAGAAATTCAAAGCCGAAAAAGATGGGCTGGCTATCAAGGAAGAAATCGCAAAATTCGCCGCCTTGGGGTGGGAAGCAATGGATGAAACAGACAGAGATCATCGACTGAAGTGGGTGGGTGTCTTCTTTCGTCCAGTGACTCCCGGCAAGTTTATGATGCGGATGCGGATGCCTAATGGCATTATTAGCAGCGATCAAATGCGTGTGTTAGCAGAAGTCGTGCAACGCTACGGTGATGATGGCAACGCTGATATAACTACTAGACAAAACATTCAATTGCGTGGCATCAGAATTGAAGATTTACCAGATATCTTCAATCGATTTCACTCTGTTGGTTTAACCAGCGTCCAATCAGGAATGGACAATATCCGTAATATTACAGGTGATGCAGTAGCCGGGTTAGATGCAGATGAGTTGTATGATACCCGTCAGTTGGTGCAACAAATCCAAGATATGCTCACCAACAAAGGACAAGGCAACCCCGAATTTAGCAACCTCCCACGCAAATTTAATATAGCGATCGCTGGTGGTAGAGACAATTCCGTCCACGCTGAAATCAACGATTTAGCCTTCGTCCCAGCATTTAGGGAAGGGACTGGGGACTGGGTACTGGGCACTGGGCAAGATTTCTCTGCATCCTCACTCTTAGGTTTCAATATCTTAGTCGGTGGCTTCTTTTCTGCCAAACGTTGTGAAGCAGCGATTCCTCTCAACGCTTGGGTGACTCCAGAAGAAGTAGTGGCTGTTTGTCGAGCAATTTTAGAAGTCTATCGAGACAACGGACTAAGAGCCAATCGCTTGAAATCGCGCTTGATGTGGCTAATTGATGAATGGGGGATAGAGAAGTTTCGTCTAGAGGTCGAAAAGCGTTTGGGTAAGTCCTTATTACCAGCCGCACCCAAAGACGAAATCGATTGGGAAAAGCGGGATCACATCGGTGTGTATAAACAAAAACAAGCAGGATTGAACTATGTAGGTTTGCACATACCTGTAGGTAAATTGTACGCCGAGGATATGTTTGAGTTGGCGCGGTTAGCGGATGTTTACGGTAGTGGTGAAATGCGGCTTACCGTTGAACAGAACGTGATTATTCCCAATATTCCCGACTCAAAATTGCGGACATTTTTAGCCGATCCTTTAATGGAGAGATTTTCCATTGATCCTGGTTTATTGACGCGATCGCTAGTTTCCTGCACCGGCGCACAATTTTGCAACTTTGCCCTCATCGAAACCAAAAACCGCGCCCTCAGCATGATTAAAGCCTTGGAATCTGAGTTAACATTCACTCGCCCAGTCCGTATTCATTGGACAGGTTGTCCCAACTCCTGCGGACAACCCCAAGTTGCAGACATCGGACTCATGGGAACTAAAGCCCGTAAAAACGGCAAAGCTGTAGAAGGCGTTGATATTTACATGGGTGGCAAAGTTGGTAAAGATGCCAAATTAGGTAGCTGCGTCCAAAAAGGCATACCCTGCGAAGACTTACAGCCAGTATTACGGGATTTACTGATCCAAAACTTCGGCGCAAAAGTCAGGGAAGAAGCTTTAGTGAGTTCTGAGTGCTGA
- a CDS encoding QcrA and Rieske domain-containing protein: MKRRDFINWVGLGWIASSLPVAIAACSPPNTTSTTSGSSDWQTVGTVTELDKTGQLLVNDSPASSVLVVGTSKSENLIAVNPTCTHQGCTVAWQATTQKFVCPCHGAEYGVDGTVQKEPATKPLKTYAAKIEGSSVVVKPI; encoded by the coding sequence ATGAAACGTCGTGATTTTATTAATTGGGTGGGTTTGGGTTGGATAGCTAGTAGCTTACCTGTAGCGATCGCAGCCTGTTCTCCTCCCAACACAACATCCACAACTTCAGGATCTAGTGATTGGCAAACAGTCGGGACTGTGACCGAATTAGACAAAACTGGGCAATTACTCGTTAATGACTCACCAGCCAGCTCTGTATTAGTAGTTGGTACATCTAAATCTGAAAATCTGATTGCTGTTAATCCTACCTGTACCCATCAAGGTTGTACGGTGGCATGGCAAGCTACAACCCAAAAATTTGTCTGTCCTTGTCATGGTGCAGAATATGGAGTTGATGGTACAGTACAAAAAGAACCAGCTACAAAGCCACTCAAAACTTACGCCGCCAAAATTGAGGGGAGTTCGGTAGTAGTTAAGCCAATTTAG